From the genome of Solibacillus sp. FSL H8-0538:
AACGAAGTGCTTCACGTGCGATCTCTTCAGATACACCAGCAATTTCGAACATTACTTTTCCTGGTTTTACTACTGCTACCCAGCCTTCTGGAGAACCTTTACCAGAACCCATGCGGACTTCTAGAGGCTTTTTAGTATAAGGCTTGTGCGGGAAGATTTTAATCCAAACTTTACCGCCACGTTTCATGTAACGAGTCATTGCGATACGGGCTGCTTCGATTTGACGGTTAGTAATCCAGCTTGCAGTTTGTGCTTGTAGGCCAAACTCACCGAAAGTTACTTCTTTACCGCCTTTCGCTTCACCACGCATGTTACCACGGTGTTCACGACGATATTTTACGCGTTTAGGTAATAACATATTATTTGCCTCCTTCCACAGAGTTCTTTTTAGTAGGAAGGACTTCACCACGATAGATCCATACTTTAACGCCTAATTTACCATAAGTAGTGTCAGCTTCTGCGTGTGCATAATCAATGTCAGCACGTAGAGTATGAAGTGGAACAGTTCCTTCGCTATAGTGTTCAGCACGCGCGATATCAGCGCCGCCTAGACGACCAGATACTTGCGTTTTGATACCTTTTGCACCAGCGCGCATTGTGCGTTGGATTGATTGTTTTTGAGCACGACGGAAAGATACGCGGTTCTCAAGTTGACGAGCAATATTTTCAGCTACTAATTTAGCGTCAAGATCAGCACGTTTAATTTCAACGATGTTGATGTGTACACGCTTGCCAGTTAAATCGTTAAGATATTTACGTAAGTTTTCAACTTCCGTACCACCTTTACCGATAACCATACCTGGCTTCGCAGTGTGAATTGTGATATTTACGCGGTTTGCAGCGCGTTCGATTTCTACTTTAGATACAGATGCATCTTTAAGTGTTGATTCGATATATTTACGAATTTTGATGTCTTCGTGAAGTAAAGTCGCGTAGTCCTTCTCAGCGTACCATTTTGACTCCCAGTCACGAATAATACCAACACGTAGTCCTATTGGATGTACTTTTTGACCCACGGATTAACCCTCCTTCTTCTCAGATACCACGATAGTGATGTGGCTTGTGCGTTTGTTAATAGCGCTTGCGCGTCCTTGTGCACGTGGACGGAAACGTTTTAATGTTGGACCTTCGTCAACGAAGACTTCAGATACAACTAAGTTATTGATATCTAACTCGTAGTTATGTTCAGCATTTGCAACTGCAGATTTTAATACTTTCTCAACGACTGGAGACGCCGCTTTTGGAGTATGACGTAAAATTGCAACTGCTTCACCGATTTGCTTGCCTCGGATTAAGTCTACTACTAGACGAACTTTACGAGGAGCGATACGAACTGTACGAGCGATAGCTTTAGCTTGTGTCATTAGGAATTACCTCCTCTCAAAATTAGCGTCTTGTTTTCTTATCGTCTGCACCGTGACCTTTGTAAGTACGTGTCGGTGCGAACTCACCTAGTTTGTGACCTACCATATCTTCTGTCACGTATACAGGAACGTGTTTACGTCCGTCATATACTGCGATTGTTAAACCGATGAAGTTCGGGAAGATAGTAGAACGGCGAGACCAAGTTTTAATAACTTGTTTTTTCTCAGAAGCCTCTTGTGCTTCCACCTTTTTCATAAGGTGGTCATCAACAAACGGTCCTTTTTTCAAGCTGCGACCCATTTAGGAACCTCCCTCCGTGACGCCACCACGGTTCTCGAATAGAACCGTAGTAATACCACATTATTTTTTACGACCACGAATAATAAACTTAGAAGTTTTATTTTTCTTTTTGCGTGTTTTGTAACCAAGAGCTGGTTTGCCCCATGGTGTCATTGGAGATTTACGTCCGATTGGAGAACGTCCTTCACCACCACCGTGTGGGTGATCGTTAGGGTTCATTACAGAACCACGAACAGTTGGGCGTTTACCTAACCAACGAGAACGACCGGCTTTACCGATGTTGATAAGTTCGTGTTGTTCATTACCTACTTGACCAATTGTAGCACGGCAAGTTGCAAGAATTAAACGTACTTCACCAGATTGAAGACGAACGATAACATATTTACCTTCACGACCAAGTACTTGCGCAGAAGTACCAGCAGAACGTACTAGTTGTCCACCTTTGCCAGGTTTTAACTCGATGTTATGGATAGTTGTACCCATTGGAATGTTAGCTAATGGTAATGCGTTACCCGCTTTAATATCTGCCTCCGGACCTGAAACGATCGTTTGACCTACTTCAAGACCTTTTGGAGCTAGGATATAACGCTTTTCACCGTCAGCGTAATTAATTAATGCGATATTCGCAGAGCGGTTTGGATCATACTCGATTGTAGCAACGCGTCCTGGAATGCCATCTTTAAGACGTTTGAAATCGATAACACGGTATTGTTTCTTGTGACCACCACCGTGATGACGAACAGTAATTTTACCTTGGTTATTACGACCAGCTTTGCGTTTAGTCGGTTCTAACAGTGATTTCTCAGGCTTGTTAGTTGTGATTTCAGCAAAGTCAGATGAAGTCATGTTACGACGTCCATTTGAGGTTGGTTTATACTTTTTAATCGCCATGTGTTTTCCCTCCTTCTTGATTGTTCAATTGAAAATCCTTATCGGATTATTAGATTTCGAATAATTCGATTTCTTTGCTATCAGCAGTTAATTTAACAATTGCTTTACGGCGTTTGTTAGTGTACCCACCGAATTTACCAACGCGTTTGAATTTACCTTTGTAATTCATAACGTTGACTTTCTCAACTTTAACGCCGAAGATTTCTTCGATAGCGTCTTTTACTTGAGTTTTATTAGCGCGAGTGTCTACTTCGAAAGTGTACTTTTTCTCTGCTAAAATTTCTGAAGAACGCTCAGTAATGACCGGACGTTTGATGATATCACGTGCTTCCATTATCCAAGCACCTCCTCAACTTTTTCTACTGCAGCTTTA
Proteins encoded in this window:
- the rpsS gene encoding 30S ribosomal protein S19 — protein: MGRSLKKGPFVDDHLMKKVEAQEASEKKQVIKTWSRRSTIFPNFIGLTIAVYDGRKHVPVYVTEDMVGHKLGEFAPTRTYKGHGADDKKTRR
- the rpsC gene encoding 30S ribosomal protein S3; amino-acid sequence: MGQKVHPIGLRVGIIRDWESKWYAEKDYATLLHEDIKIRKYIESTLKDASVSKVEIERAANRVNITIHTAKPGMVIGKGGTEVENLRKYLNDLTGKRVHINIVEIKRADLDAKLVAENIARQLENRVSFRRAQKQSIQRTMRAGAKGIKTQVSGRLGGADIARAEHYSEGTVPLHTLRADIDYAHAEADTTYGKLGVKVWIYRGEVLPTKKNSVEGGK
- the rplB gene encoding 50S ribosomal protein L2 — protein: MAIKKYKPTSNGRRNMTSSDFAEITTNKPEKSLLEPTKRKAGRNNQGKITVRHHGGGHKKQYRVIDFKRLKDGIPGRVATIEYDPNRSANIALINYADGEKRYILAPKGLEVGQTIVSGPEADIKAGNALPLANIPMGTTIHNIELKPGKGGQLVRSAGTSAQVLGREGKYVIVRLQSGEVRLILATCRATIGQVGNEQHELINIGKAGRSRWLGKRPTVRGSVMNPNDHPHGGGEGRSPIGRKSPMTPWGKPALGYKTRKKKNKTSKFIIRGRKK
- the rplV gene encoding 50S ribosomal protein L22; the protein is MTQAKAIARTVRIAPRKVRLVVDLIRGKQIGEAVAILRHTPKAASPVVEKVLKSAVANAEHNYELDINNLVVSEVFVDEGPTLKRFRPRAQGRASAINKRTSHITIVVSEKKEG
- the rplW gene encoding 50S ribosomal protein L23, producing the protein MEARDIIKRPVITERSSEILAEKKYTFEVDTRANKTQVKDAIEEIFGVKVEKVNVMNYKGKFKRVGKFGGYTNKRRKAIVKLTADSKEIELFEI
- the rplP gene encoding 50S ribosomal protein L16 → MLLPKRVKYRREHRGNMRGEAKGGKEVTFGEFGLQAQTASWITNRQIEAARIAMTRYMKRGGKVWIKIFPHKPYTKKPLEVRMGSGKGSPEGWVAVVKPGKVMFEIAGVSEEIAREALRLASHKLPVKCKIVKRQETGGESNES